One genomic window of Arachis stenosperma cultivar V10309 chromosome 10, arast.V10309.gnm1.PFL2, whole genome shotgun sequence includes the following:
- the LOC130957187 gene encoding uncharacterized protein LOC130957187 yields MKPQLITLIKNNCSYGGNPLEDPKQHISTFLRTCGVVNLEGVNHDTWKLSLFPFSLRDEAAQWLEAMPQGSITSWDELVTKFLTKFSSSQQNVKMKEGIQPFIQGEEESLFKPWEKYNEANDKEGFRAFYEGLTPETRRAVDYVLDNLFKATANAQGTARLNDKKANNQHSFETPQNATSEKGIMNPEGMKIVMNQSKQLHSQTQSQLESISRQIDFLHSAAVKAQFPPWKPHSYLRIESQHQEQRDFNYNNPNFPILQKHHLTNNNHYIPPHHLSFQPLTPNNQPISQDCQRITNLEVLVERMMKHQEMISKNHEVSFGRIERQMKQLAKSITEVSEKMAKGKESLIQDEHNQAKFHLGGQGDKEKEVQTSS; encoded by the coding sequence ATGAAGCCGCAACTCATTACActaatcaagaacaattgctccTATGGTGGAAATCCATTGGAGGATCCTAAACAACATATATCCACTTTTCTGAGAACTTGTGGTGTTGTCAATCTCGAAGGTGTAAATCATGATACCTGGAAGCTATCGTTATTTCCCTTCTCACTAAGggatgaagctgcacaatggctCGAAGCTATGCCCCAGGGCAGTATTACTAGTTGGGACGAAttggttaccaaatttctgaCCAAATTCTCCTCATCCCAACAAAACGTCAAGATGAAAGAGGGGATTCAGCCATTCATACAAGGAGAGGAAGAATCATTGTTCAAACCATGGGAAAAATACAATGAAGCAAATGACAAAGAGGGTTTCCGGGcgttctatgaaggattaaccccagaaacaaggaGAGCAGTGGATTACGTCTTAGATAACCTTTTCAAAGCAACAGCAAATGCCCAAGGAACTGCAAGGCTCAATGATAAGAAAGCCAATAACCAACATTCATTTGAGACCCCACAGAATGCGACTTCAGAAAAAGGGATAATGAATCCTGAAGGAATGAAGATAGTCATGAATCAAAGCAAACAGCTGCACAGTCAGACTCAGAGCCAATTGGAGTCAATATCCAGACAAATTGATTTTCTCCATTCTGCTGCAGTGAAGgcacaatttccaccatggaaacCACATTCTTATCTAAGAATTGAATCTCAACATCAGGAACAAAGGGACTTCAACTACAACAACCCCAACTTCCCAATCCTGCAAAAACACCACCTCACCAACAACAACCATTACATACCACCACATCATCTATCCTTCCAACCCCTAACACCCAACAACCAACCAATTTCACAAGATTgtcagaggatcactaatctggAAGTCTTAGtagaaagaatgatgaaacatcaagagATGATAAGCAAAAACCATGAAGTCTCATTCGGAAGAATTGAGAGGCAAATGAAACAGTTAGCTAAGAGCATCACAGAAGTGAGTGAGAAGATGGCTAAaggaaaagaatcactcatcCAAGACGAACATAATCAGGCAAAGTTTCACTTAGGAGGACAAGGGGATAAGGAGAAGGAAGTACAAACTTCGAGCTAA